A window of the Desulforapulum autotrophicum HRM2 genome harbors these coding sequences:
- a CDS encoding 4Fe-4S dicluster domain-containing protein has product MPQPKEIFVKTDRCVGCMSCMLACAVEHSQSKTLFGAIAEARAPKSRLYVEWAAPDRKIPLVCRQCEDAPCMHACISGAITRNEDNIVVTNADKCIGCWTCVMVCPYGVIGRNMDTGKAYRCDRCPDREIPACVSACPTGALIYETVPEYSKSIRKQASQEFARAEGE; this is encoded by the coding sequence ATGCCACAACCCAAAGAAATATTCGTAAAAACAGATCGGTGTGTTGGATGCATGTCCTGCATGCTAGCCTGCGCAGTAGAGCACTCCCAGAGCAAAACACTCTTTGGTGCTATTGCGGAGGCTAGGGCCCCAAAATCAAGACTATATGTAGAATGGGCTGCGCCGGATAGAAAAATTCCGCTTGTGTGCAGGCAATGCGAGGATGCCCCCTGCATGCACGCCTGTATCAGTGGTGCGATTACCAGAAATGAAGACAATATCGTTGTCACCAATGCAGATAAGTGTATTGGTTGCTGGACCTGTGTGATGGTATGCCCCTACGGAGTGATCGGGCGTAATATGGACACCGGCAAGGCGTATCGATGCGATCGGTGCCCGGACCGTGAAATCCCGGCCTGTGTAAGTGCCTGCCCTACAGGTGCTCTGATTTATGAAACCGTTCCTGAGTATTCCAAATCTATTCGAAAACAGGCCTCACAAGAGTTTGCCAGGGCCGAAGGAGAATGA
- the cooS gene encoding anaerobic carbon-monoxide dehydrogenase catalytic subunit gives MSYSEKILSKSVDPATQQMLEFAEKQGLETAWDRYEKMLPQCGFGELGLCCRICNMGPCRISPFEDTGPKKGVCGATADIIVARNLIRMIAGGAAAHSDHGRDLAHTLLLTAQGKSGGYEIKDEVKLAALAKEYGIKTNGRSKEDIALDLAHSVYAEFGKQEGFVQFSRRAPERRVALWKKAGIDPRGIDREIVEIMHRTHIGVDNDPVNLILQGLKASIADGWGGSCIATEISDVLFGTPEPVRSQANLGVLKKDEVNIIAHGHEPVLSEMIVAAARDPRLLDKARAAGAEGINVVGMCCTGNEISMRHGIPIAGNFLQQELAVITGAVEAMIVDVQCIMPALGDLCECFHTKFISTSPKAKFPGAVHMEFNEEKGFDIAMEIVEAAVDNYAMRNPDKVFIPEDKTDCMVGFSTEAIVKALGGTLDPLLDAIKSGAIKGIAGIVGCNNPKIKHDHGHVALVEELIKNNVLIVSTGCNAIACAKAGLMLPEAADQAGDGLKGVCKALGLPPVLHMGSCVDISRILTVCAAVANALGVDISDLPVAGAAPEWMSEKAVSIGAYVVSSGIFTVLGTVPQVLGSPFVTEILTKIANDVVGAAFAVETDPVKGAHLMIAHMDAKRQALGI, from the coding sequence ATGTCTTATTCAGAAAAGATATTGAGCAAAAGTGTTGATCCGGCAACGCAGCAGATGCTGGAATTTGCAGAAAAGCAGGGGCTGGAGACTGCCTGGGATCGATACGAAAAAATGCTTCCCCAATGTGGTTTTGGAGAACTGGGGCTGTGTTGCCGAATTTGTAACATGGGACCCTGCAGGATAAGTCCTTTTGAAGACACCGGACCTAAAAAAGGTGTCTGTGGCGCAACCGCAGACATTATTGTGGCCAGAAATCTTATCCGCATGATCGCCGGAGGTGCGGCAGCACATTCAGATCACGGCAGGGATCTTGCCCACACCCTTCTTCTTACGGCCCAGGGAAAAAGTGGCGGGTATGAAATTAAAGACGAAGTCAAACTTGCCGCATTGGCCAAAGAGTATGGCATTAAGACAAACGGCCGTTCCAAAGAGGACATTGCCCTTGATCTTGCCCACAGTGTCTATGCTGAATTTGGCAAGCAGGAGGGCTTTGTACAGTTCAGCCGCAGGGCCCCGGAAAGAAGGGTGGCACTATGGAAAAAAGCCGGCATTGACCCCAGGGGAATTGATCGTGAGATCGTGGAGATAATGCACCGCACCCATATTGGTGTTGATAATGATCCGGTCAATTTGATTCTTCAGGGACTCAAAGCCTCCATTGCAGACGGCTGGGGGGGCTCATGCATTGCAACTGAAATATCAGATGTGCTTTTCGGTACTCCGGAACCTGTCCGGTCACAGGCCAACCTTGGCGTTTTGAAAAAAGATGAAGTCAATATCATTGCCCATGGCCATGAACCCGTATTGTCTGAAATGATAGTTGCCGCAGCCCGGGATCCCAGACTTTTGGACAAGGCCAGGGCAGCAGGGGCCGAGGGGATCAATGTGGTGGGCATGTGCTGTACCGGTAATGAGATCAGCATGCGCCACGGCATACCCATTGCCGGAAATTTTCTCCAGCAGGAACTGGCCGTCATCACCGGTGCGGTGGAAGCCATGATTGTTGATGTCCAGTGCATCATGCCGGCTTTGGGGGACCTGTGTGAATGTTTCCATACCAAATTTATCTCCACCTCTCCCAAAGCAAAGTTCCCGGGAGCCGTCCACATGGAATTCAATGAAGAAAAAGGCTTTGACATTGCAATGGAAATTGTTGAAGCGGCTGTGGACAATTATGCCATGCGGAACCCGGACAAGGTATTTATCCCGGAAGACAAAACAGACTGCATGGTGGGTTTCAGCACCGAGGCCATTGTAAAGGCTTTGGGCGGCACCCTTGATCCTTTGCTGGACGCGATCAAGTCCGGTGCGATTAAGGGTATTGCGGGAATAGTGGGCTGCAACAATCCAAAGATAAAACATGATCACGGCCACGTTGCCCTGGTGGAGGAACTGATCAAAAATAATGTTTTGATCGTTTCCACCGGCTGCAATGCCATTGCCTGTGCAAAAGCAGGATTGATGCTGCCTGAAGCAGCCGATCAAGCCGGGGACGGGCTCAAGGGTGTTTGCAAGGCACTCGGGCTTCCACCTGTACTTCACATGGGTTCCTGCGTGGATATCAGCAGGATTTTGACCGTCTGCGCTGCTGTTGCCAATGCCCTTGGCGTCGATATAAGTGATCTGCCGGTTGCGGGCGCCGCACCAGAATGGATGAGTGAAAAGGCAGTCAGTATTGGTGCCTATGTCGTCTCTTCCGGTATTTTTACCGTTCTGGGAACCGTTCCCCAGGTACTGGGCAGTCCTTTTGTTACGGAAATTCTTACCAAAATAGCCAATGATGTGGTGGGAGCCGCTTTTGCAGTGGAGACGGATCCTGTAAAAGGTGCCCATCTCATGATTGCCCACATGGACGCCAAACGCCAGGCCCTGGGAATATAA
- a CDS encoding double-cubane-cluster-containing anaerobic reductase has product MNIEPLMNDGFDGEPARRVLRYMEGHKEKGHPIVGIYCGYAPIELIYAMGIVPTVLCAFSKAPIPSAEAILPANLCPLIKSSYGFILEGTCPFFSMSSAIIAETTCDGKKKMFELAAQVKPLHVMDLPQLPDEVEALDNWTVMIRKLQGFLEKTYHTKATDQTIETAIQKTNRKNSMMRKFYDYAAIHPPVINWQEMYDVGFLALPSTGDEMIPLLETLLEKLDKRVEQGVHYGSPESPRVLVTGCPVGGDALKIFKIIEAAGGLVVVPDACTGIKAFMGKIEENTPDPVRAIAQRYLEIPCACMTPNDRRLSSLSEMIEKFKPDAVVDFVLTACHSYNVEAYKVGEYVGERHGLPYLKIESDYSDNDEGQIRTKIEALFEILG; this is encoded by the coding sequence GTGAATATTGAACCATTAATGAATGACGGGTTTGATGGTGAACCTGCCAGAAGAGTATTACGTTACATGGAGGGTCATAAGGAAAAGGGACACCCCATTGTCGGCATCTATTGCGGGTATGCGCCCATTGAACTGATTTATGCCATGGGCATCGTTCCCACTGTTTTATGCGCCTTTTCCAAGGCACCCATTCCCAGCGCTGAGGCCATTCTTCCTGCCAATCTCTGCCCCCTTATTAAATCCAGCTATGGATTTATCCTGGAGGGAACCTGCCCGTTTTTTTCCATGTCCAGTGCAATAATCGCAGAAACCACCTGTGATGGGAAAAAGAAAATGTTTGAATTGGCAGCCCAGGTAAAACCTTTGCACGTCATGGATCTTCCCCAGCTTCCAGATGAAGTGGAAGCCCTGGATAATTGGACGGTGATGATTCGAAAACTCCAGGGATTTCTGGAAAAAACCTACCATACAAAGGCCACGGATCAAACAATTGAAACGGCCATTCAAAAGACCAACCGCAAGAACAGCATGATGAGAAAATTCTATGATTATGCCGCAATCCATCCACCCGTCATCAATTGGCAGGAGATGTATGATGTGGGTTTTCTCGCTTTACCCTCCACTGGAGATGAAATGATCCCCCTCTTGGAAACCCTGTTGGAGAAATTAGACAAACGAGTGGAACAGGGAGTGCACTATGGATCACCGGAATCTCCCCGGGTACTTGTGACCGGTTGTCCCGTGGGGGGCGATGCCCTTAAAATATTTAAAATCATCGAAGCCGCAGGCGGATTGGTGGTGGTACCGGATGCTTGCACCGGTATCAAGGCCTTCATGGGAAAAATCGAAGAAAACACTCCGGATCCTGTCCGGGCAATTGCCCAGCGCTACCTTGAAATTCCCTGTGCCTGCATGACACCCAATGATCGCCGGTTGTCGTCACTTTCTGAAATGATTGAAAAATTTAAACCCGATGCCGTGGTTGATTTTGTGCTGACTGCTTGCCATTCCTATAATGTGGAAGCCTATAAGGTCGGCGAATATGTGGGAGAAAGGCATGGATTACCATACTTAAAGATAGAGTCTGATTATTCGGACAATGATGAGGGGCAGATTCGAACCAAGATTGAAGCCTTGTTTGAAATTTTGGGGTAA
- a CDS encoding acyl-CoA dehydratase activase, which produces MKVYAGIDIGSRTIELVVVDIQGNIMDFIQTDTGFDPITEASRILAGVPHDQIMATGYGRGLFETAFDDAQTITEIKAHARGVVSIFPGATTILDIGGQDSKAIALNNGGRVKKFEMNDRCAAGTGKFLEIMAKNLGFSIDEFGVAALDAKNDLSINSMCTVFAESEVTSLIAKGADRKEIARGLHLSVVKRAAGMINRVSSLGPIVFSGGVANNPCIKALISQKLGRQVLVPEMPQRMGALGAALILAEKASESD; this is translated from the coding sequence ATGAAAGTATATGCAGGAATTGATATCGGATCCAGAACTATTGAGTTAGTCGTGGTGGATATTCAGGGGAATATCATGGATTTTATTCAAACAGATACCGGGTTTGATCCCATTACCGAAGCCTCCCGGATTCTTGCGGGGGTTCCCCACGATCAGATCATGGCCACGGGATATGGGAGGGGACTCTTTGAGACGGCCTTTGATGATGCCCAAACCATTACAGAAATAAAGGCCCATGCAAGGGGAGTGGTTTCAATCTTCCCCGGGGCAACCACCATTTTAGATATTGGTGGCCAGGACTCCAAGGCTATTGCCCTCAACAATGGGGGTCGGGTTAAGAAATTTGAAATGAATGACCGCTGTGCCGCAGGTACGGGCAAATTTTTAGAAATCATGGCCAAAAATCTGGGATTTTCCATTGACGAGTTTGGAGTGGCAGCCCTTGATGCAAAAAATGATTTGAGTATCAACAGCATGTGCACGGTTTTTGCCGAATCCGAGGTCACCTCACTGATCGCCAAAGGAGCTGACCGCAAAGAAATTGCCAGGGGACTGCATTTGAGCGTGGTCAAGCGGGCCGCCGGCATGATCAACCGGGTCTCATCCCTGGGACCCATTGTTTTCTCAGGTGGGGTGGCAAACAATCCCTGCATCAAGGCATTGATTTCTCAAAAATTAGGCAGACAGGTCCTGGTTCCAGAGATGCCCCAGAGGATGGGGGCTTTGGGGGCTGCTTTGATTCTGGCAGAAAAAGCTTCTGAATCGGATTAG
- a CDS encoding SLC13 family permease — translation MTVQVILLLIIVGMALIVFIGGWLSVDLVGLLVLSALALFGFLSPEEALAGFSSPAVVTVWAMFIISAGLNRTGIAHQIGQPLQRFAKGSEVLLMVVLMVTASILSALINTTTVAAILLPTAMDLARRSGRPPARLLMPFSLGCLLGGPFTGISTAPNIIATDILHSAGLKTFKIFDFTPITTVTVVAGIFFVVTIGRFLLPAGPEKDSDNSRLPDADPYGLDRHLFTTRIRPGSTLAGRTLAESRLGSAFFVTVVALQRKGVLILAPPPTEILQLDDELIMHGQAEIVQRFDGSQHLQIESFDPAQEMVFQQMTMANCRVSENSPLLGATLVESELRRLHQVHVLTLHDPEGKVIRDARQHCFVAGDRLLLQGEKKALEALVQKDFVTELEFVSRDEVDRLTYGRAKLLSVRIPPGSVMAEHSLLESRLGNVFGLTVAGILRGGALICMPLPNEKIQAGDLLVMQGAPRDLEILQGLQELKIAEKSASLLAELESQQVGVTEVLLSPRTTLTGRTLADLLFREHYGISVLAIWRKGKAFRTSLQDMPLKFGDALLVYGQRKKLQAVARDPDFLVLDTAAVQAPRLEKAGFAAVIMVAVILSAILGLVPIAIAAVAGSALMVLSGALNMQEAYQAIEWKVIFLIATMLPLGVAIQNTGAAQMGAEVLITMVGDLGPRWVVGTIFFVTVVGTQVIPTAALVVLMAPVALSAASTLGISPQLLMMTVAIAASASFASPLSHPAHMLVMGPGGYRFMDYVKVGVPLTAVVFAVSVWLLPIFWPAY, via the coding sequence ATGACTGTTCAGGTAATTCTGCTGCTGATAATTGTCGGCATGGCCCTCATCGTCTTCATCGGAGGGTGGTTGTCCGTGGATCTTGTCGGGCTGCTCGTGCTCTCGGCCCTGGCGCTGTTTGGGTTCCTCAGCCCGGAAGAGGCTCTGGCAGGATTCAGCAGCCCGGCGGTGGTCACAGTATGGGCAATGTTCATCATCTCTGCAGGGCTGAATCGCACCGGCATTGCCCATCAAATCGGGCAGCCACTCCAGCGTTTTGCCAAGGGAAGCGAAGTGTTGCTCATGGTGGTCTTGATGGTCACGGCAAGTATTCTTTCGGCCCTTATCAATACCACGACAGTTGCTGCGATTCTTTTGCCGACGGCCATGGATCTGGCCCGGCGAAGCGGTCGGCCGCCCGCACGGCTCTTGATGCCCTTTTCCCTCGGGTGCCTGCTTGGTGGGCCGTTTACAGGGATTTCCACCGCTCCCAATATCATTGCCACCGATATCCTGCACAGCGCCGGCCTTAAAACATTTAAAATTTTTGATTTTACGCCCATTACGACGGTAACTGTAGTGGCCGGTATTTTCTTTGTGGTTACGATTGGACGTTTTTTGCTGCCTGCGGGGCCTGAAAAGGACTCCGATAACAGCCGCCTTCCAGATGCAGATCCCTATGGGCTTGACAGGCATCTTTTCACCACCCGGATTCGGCCTGGATCGACCCTGGCCGGCCGTACCCTGGCCGAGAGCCGTTTGGGTTCGGCCTTTTTTGTCACCGTGGTGGCGCTGCAACGCAAAGGTGTGCTGATCCTTGCCCCGCCCCCCACGGAAATTCTGCAACTGGATGACGAACTTATCATGCACGGCCAAGCTGAAATTGTTCAACGATTCGATGGTAGTCAGCATCTTCAGATAGAATCCTTTGATCCGGCTCAAGAGATGGTTTTTCAGCAAATGACCATGGCCAATTGCCGTGTGTCTGAGAACTCCCCCCTTTTGGGCGCGACGCTGGTCGAAAGCGAATTACGGCGCCTGCACCAGGTCCATGTGTTGACCCTGCACGACCCGGAAGGCAAAGTCATCCGGGATGCCCGGCAGCATTGCTTTGTTGCGGGGGATCGTTTGCTGCTCCAGGGCGAAAAAAAAGCCCTGGAAGCGTTGGTTCAAAAGGATTTTGTGACCGAATTGGAGTTTGTCTCCCGGGATGAGGTGGATCGCTTGACCTATGGCCGTGCCAAATTGTTGTCCGTACGCATTCCTCCGGGCTCGGTGATGGCGGAGCACAGTCTGCTTGAAAGCCGCCTGGGGAATGTTTTTGGACTCACTGTGGCAGGAATTCTCCGTGGCGGGGCGCTGATCTGCATGCCGTTGCCCAATGAAAAAATACAGGCGGGGGATCTGCTGGTCATGCAGGGGGCTCCACGGGACCTTGAAATTCTCCAGGGCCTTCAGGAACTCAAGATTGCTGAAAAATCTGCCAGCCTGCTTGCTGAACTGGAGTCCCAGCAGGTAGGGGTGACCGAAGTGCTGCTTTCGCCCAGAACGACCCTTACGGGCCGAACCCTGGCGGACCTTTTATTTCGGGAGCACTATGGAATCAGCGTTCTTGCAATCTGGCGTAAGGGTAAAGCCTTTCGTACCAGTTTGCAGGACATGCCCCTTAAGTTCGGGGATGCCCTTCTGGTCTACGGACAGCGCAAAAAGTTACAGGCCGTGGCCCGGGATCCTGACTTTCTCGTACTCGATACGGCGGCTGTGCAGGCCCCCCGCCTGGAAAAGGCGGGGTTTGCCGCCGTCATCATGGTGGCGGTGATCCTGAGCGCCATTCTTGGTCTGGTCCCCATCGCCATTGCGGCCGTTGCCGGATCGGCCCTCATGGTTCTTTCCGGCGCGTTGAACATGCAAGAAGCGTATCAGGCCATTGAGTGGAAGGTTATTTTCCTTATTGCCACCATGCTGCCTTTGGGGGTAGCGATCCAGAATACGGGAGCGGCCCAGATGGGGGCTGAGGTTTTAATCACCATGGTGGGTGACCTTGGACCCCGCTGGGTGGTTGGCACTATCTTTTTTGTCACCGTGGTCGGAACCCAGGTGATTCCCACTGCGGCCCTGGTAGTGCTCATGGCCCCGGTGGCGCTGAGTGCTGCATCCACCCTTGGAATTTCCCCCCAATTGTTGATGATGACGGTGGCCATTGCAGCTTCAGCAAGCTTTGCAAGTCCGCTATCCCATCCCGCCCATATGCTTGTCATGGGACCTGGTGGATATCGTTTCATGGATTATGTCAAGGTAGGTGTTCCCCTTACGGCCGTTGTTTTTGCGGTCTCGGTGTGGCTGCTCCCTATTTTCTGGCCGGCGTATTAG
- the leuD gene encoding 3-isopropylmalate dehydratase small subunit, which translates to MKPFTTHTGVIATLNRSNVDTDAIIPKQFLKSIKRTGYGPSAFYDWRYTADGRPDPNFELNHPRFEGRSILVTRNNFGCGSSREHAVWALVQDGYRVIIAPWKEIGEKRLPAFADIFLSNTTKNGMLCIELSETIIDAIFEQTASQPGLQATVDLTVQQLTIHGRIPATYPFQIEEGVREQLINGLDEIALSLKHEADIAAFEARRPTWMDGRD; encoded by the coding sequence ATGAAACCCTTTACAACCCATACCGGCGTCATTGCCACCCTTAATCGTTCCAATGTGGATACCGATGCAATTATTCCAAAACAATTTTTGAAGTCCATTAAGCGGACAGGCTACGGCCCCAGTGCTTTTTATGACTGGCGCTATACGGCAGACGGCAGACCAGATCCCAATTTCGAGCTCAACCACCCCCGTTTTGAAGGCCGTTCAATTTTAGTGACCCGCAACAATTTTGGATGCGGGTCCAGCCGGGAACATGCGGTATGGGCCTTGGTTCAGGATGGATATCGGGTGATCATTGCTCCATGGAAGGAAATCGGTGAGAAACGATTACCCGCCTTTGCGGATATTTTTCTTTCCAACACCACCAAAAACGGAATGTTGTGCATCGAACTGTCCGAAACGATCATAGACGCAATTTTTGAACAAACCGCCTCCCAACCAGGGTTACAGGCCACCGTTGATTTAACGGTTCAGCAGTTAACAATTCACGGCAGGATACCTGCGACATATCCTTTTCAGATTGAGGAAGGCGTCAGGGAGCAGCTTATCAACGGTCTGGATGAGATCGCTCTCTCCTTGAAGCATGAGGCTGATATCGCTGCTTTTGAGGCCAGGCGCCCAACCTGGATGGATGGACGTGATTGA
- the leuC gene encoding 3-isopropylmalate dehydratase large subunit — MGKTLFEKIWNTHVVKELADGTSLIYIDRHLVHEVTSPQAFEGLRLKGLKIRHPELCFATMDHNVPTTENRMDIKDPVSRAQVEAMRSNCKDFGIQLYDLGHDRQGIVHVIGPELGITLPGLTIVCGDSHTSTHGAFGALAFGIGTSEVEHVLVTQTLVQHKPKTFKVEFRGPLGQHVFSKDMILKLIGTIGTAGGAGHVLEFCGETIRSLSMESRMSICNMSIEGGARAGMVAPDDTTFEYIIGHDRAFAPRGKALEKALAYWKTLPSDEGATFDQSITIDCSQLKPQVTWGTNPGMVMDIDQAIPEPDKTKGYSPGDVENALGYMGLTPGMRMTDVEVDVVFIGSCTNSRIEDLRVAAGVLDGRKKAENTELIVVPGSTQVRRQAEAEGLDEIFKAAGAQWRHAGCSMCLGMNPDQLKPLQRCASTSNRNFEGRQGKNGRTHLVSPEMAAAAAVAGRFVDVRKWLDA; from the coding sequence ATGGGAAAAACATTATTTGAAAAGATCTGGAATACGCATGTGGTAAAAGAGCTAGCAGATGGGACTTCTTTAATCTATATCGACCGCCACCTTGTGCACGAGGTAACCAGTCCCCAGGCTTTTGAAGGATTACGTCTGAAGGGTCTCAAGATAAGGCATCCAGAGCTTTGTTTTGCAACCATGGACCATAACGTTCCGACCACAGAGAACCGCATGGATATCAAAGATCCGGTTTCCAGAGCCCAGGTGGAAGCCATGCGTTCAAACTGTAAGGACTTTGGCATCCAATTGTATGATCTGGGTCATGACCGTCAGGGGATTGTGCATGTCATCGGACCTGAGCTTGGCATTACCCTGCCCGGACTGACAATCGTCTGCGGCGATTCCCACACATCAACCCACGGGGCCTTCGGCGCTCTGGCTTTTGGCATTGGTACCTCTGAGGTGGAACATGTATTGGTAACCCAGACACTGGTGCAGCACAAACCAAAAACGTTTAAGGTGGAGTTCAGAGGGCCGCTTGGCCAACATGTATTTTCCAAGGATATGATCCTCAAGTTGATCGGCACAATTGGTACGGCAGGCGGTGCCGGTCATGTACTCGAGTTTTGTGGAGAAACCATTCGCAGCCTTTCAATGGAATCCCGGATGTCCATCTGTAATATGAGCATAGAAGGCGGTGCCAGGGCAGGTATGGTGGCACCGGATGACACCACCTTTGAATATATCATTGGTCATGACCGTGCCTTTGCACCCCGGGGTAAAGCGTTGGAAAAGGCTCTGGCCTATTGGAAAACCCTGCCCAGCGACGAAGGGGCTACTTTTGATCAGTCAATCACCATTGATTGCAGCCAGCTCAAACCACAGGTAACCTGGGGTACCAATCCCGGCATGGTGATGGATATCGATCAGGCCATCCCTGAGCCCGACAAAACAAAAGGTTATAGTCCTGGTGATGTTGAAAATGCCCTGGGTTACATGGGCCTGACACCTGGCATGCGAATGACGGATGTTGAAGTGGATGTGGTTTTTATCGGCAGCTGTACCAATTCACGGATTGAAGACCTGCGGGTGGCGGCTGGCGTATTGGATGGTCGGAAAAAAGCTGAAAATACAGAACTGATAGTAGTGCCCGGTTCCACACAAGTTCGCAGACAGGCTGAAGCTGAAGGGCTGGATGAAATATTTAAGGCTGCCGGTGCACAATGGCGCCATGCCGGCTGCAGCATGTGCCTGGGCATGAACCCCGATCAACTCAAGCCCTTGCAACGCTGCGCATCCACCTCCAATCGCAACTTTGAAGGTCGGCAGGGTAAAAACGGACGGACGCATCTGGTAAGTCCTGAAATGGCCGCTGCCGCTGCTGTGGCTGGTAGATTTGTGGATGTTCGCAAATGGCTGGATGCTTAA
- the aroC gene encoding chorismate synthase has protein sequence MASTFGKLFRVSTFGESHCKGVGAIVDGCPSGMDLNESDIQTQLDRRRPGQSNVATERNEKDQVTIQSGTELGKTLGTPISLFVPNQDQRPGDYADMVDIPRPSHADYTYQMKYGIRASSGGGRSSARETIGRICGGAIAEKFLLTGPGVEIVAWVSSVADLDAKTPDLLTINRKKVDQNIIRCSDPDVAASMEKIIIQAKNEKDSVGGIVSCVCRNVPPGLGEPVFDKLEAMLARAMLSIPATKGFDIGSGFAGARMKGSNHNDPFVLKGDLLGTRTNFSGGIQGGISNGEPIVFRVAFKPPATIGLPQQTVDFNGNPAVLEAKGRHDPCVVARAVPIVESMAALVIADCLLQHRAGRYWN, from the coding sequence ATGGCAAGTACCTTTGGAAAATTGTTCAGGGTATCAACCTTTGGTGAATCACATTGCAAGGGGGTTGGCGCCATTGTTGACGGATGCCCTTCGGGTATGGATCTGAATGAATCAGATATCCAGACCCAGTTGGATCGTAGAAGACCGGGTCAGAGTAATGTGGCAACGGAGCGAAATGAAAAAGACCAGGTCACCATCCAGTCTGGAACAGAACTTGGAAAAACCTTAGGCACCCCCATATCTCTCTTTGTTCCAAACCAGGACCAGCGACCCGGCGATTATGCCGATATGGTGGATATCCCGCGACCCTCCCATGCAGACTATACCTACCAGATGAAATACGGCATCCGGGCGTCAAGTGGCGGTGGCCGATCCTCGGCTAGGGAAACCATCGGACGGATCTGCGGTGGAGCCATCGCTGAAAAATTTTTACTGACCGGCCCCGGAGTTGAGATTGTCGCCTGGGTCAGCTCTGTGGCAGACCTGGACGCCAAAACCCCCGACCTGCTCACCATTAATAGAAAAAAAGTGGACCAGAACATTATCCGTTGTTCAGATCCTGATGTTGCCGCGTCCATGGAAAAAATAATCATCCAGGCCAAAAATGAAAAGGATTCCGTGGGTGGCATTGTCAGCTGTGTGTGCAGGAATGTTCCCCCAGGGCTTGGAGAGCCCGTTTTTGATAAGCTTGAAGCCATGTTGGCCAGGGCCATGCTCTCTATCCCGGCCACCAAGGGGTTTGATATCGGATCCGGCTTTGCAGGAGCCAGGATGAAAGGATCGAATCATAACGATCCCTTTGTCTTAAAGGGAGATCTGCTGGGCACCCGAACTAATTTCAGCGGTGGTATCCAAGGTGGGATTTCCAATGGGGAGCCCATTGTTTTCCGGGTCGCCTTTAAGCCGCCGGCAACCATCGGGCTGCCCCAACAGACTGTGGACTTTAATGGAAACCCTGCTGTTCTTGAGGCAAAGGGGCGCCATGATCCCTGCGTGGTGGCACGGGCGGTCCCCATTGTGGAAAGCATGGCAGCCCTTGTTATTGCAGATTGCCTCCTTCAGCACCGGGCAGGGCGGTATTGGAATTAG
- a CDS encoding ATP-binding protein translates to MPQRMKPLRRFLERYKTMKAVGMIRLIIDSRLENVSLVGGAVRGIADILSMDSTTRYQLELCVVEAVNNAIKHAYHCQAGHSVEVDVLLYPDRLTFKICDSGESMNPAKVKPFCFDPLKVETLPERGMGVYILNSLMDEVHYETISGQNILNLIKYLKKPEKSA, encoded by the coding sequence ATGCCTCAGAGAATGAAGCCCTTGAGGCGCTTTCTGGAAAGGTATAAAACGATGAAAGCGGTGGGCATGATTCGGCTGATCATTGACAGCAGGCTTGAGAATGTTTCTTTGGTAGGGGGGGCCGTGCGTGGCATCGCCGACATCCTGTCCATGGACAGCACGACCCGTTACCAATTAGAACTATGTGTCGTGGAAGCGGTGAACAACGCTATAAAACACGCCTACCATTGCCAGGCAGGGCATTCAGTGGAAGTAGATGTCCTGCTTTATCCGGACCGGCTGACCTTCAAAATCTGCGACAGCGGAGAAAGCATGAATCCGGCAAAGGTCAAGCCCTTCTGCTTCGATCCTCTGAAGGTTGAAACCCTTCCCGAGCGAGGGATGGGGGTCTATATCCTGAACTCCCTGATGGACGAGGTCCATTATGAAACCATCAGCGGACAAAACATTTTGAACCTGATCAAATATTTGAAAAAACCGGAAAAATCTGCATAA
- a CDS encoding STAS domain-containing protein: MQLKHKNIKDVLIVRPLEKRIDASTAAEFKQKMGDWIDSGNRRIVLNLSEVDFIDSSGLGAIISGFKKIGNDGRLVICVVKESVMSLFRLTRMNRVFDIYASENEALEALSGKV; the protein is encoded by the coding sequence ATGCAGCTGAAGCATAAAAATATAAAGGATGTTCTGATTGTGAGACCGCTGGAAAAAAGAATCGACGCTTCAACGGCGGCGGAATTCAAACAAAAGATGGGCGATTGGATCGATTCGGGAAATCGGCGGATTGTGCTCAACCTCTCCGAAGTGGACTTTATCGACAGCAGTGGCCTTGGCGCCATTATTTCGGGGTTCAAAAAGATCGGCAATGACGGCCGTCTCGTAATCTGTGTCGTAAAGGAAAGCGTCATGAGCCTTTTTCGTCTGACCCGCATGAATCGGGTATTTGATATCTATGCCTCAGAGAATGAAGCCCTTGAGGCGCTTTCTGGAAAGGTATAA